A window of the Dioscorea cayenensis subsp. rotundata cultivar TDr96_F1 chromosome 14, TDr96_F1_v2_PseudoChromosome.rev07_lg8_w22 25.fasta, whole genome shotgun sequence genome harbors these coding sequences:
- the LOC120275566 gene encoding pentatricopeptide repeat-containing protein At1g20230, whose product MSLLPTPSTTITTTLAYTLLRHPFPTLLETQQSHAHLLKTGLLVLSLHTSTKLLSLYSSSFHLFSDAISLLSSLPSPDSFSFSTLISSLSHSQLFSSSLLLFRRMLSSGLPPDPFVLPTAVKASSSLSSLPLGRQLHALSISSGHSSHPFVHSSLIHMYLTCNRIPDARLLFDAMPHRNLVSWSSMISGYAKLGRVHDARHMFDQMRHSGLEPNSITWNGMITGFNHSSCFLDSLFVFSDMHSQGFGPDGTSFSSVLSAAGDVENVCFGKQIHCYVIKAGFVIDECVVSAMIDMYGKCGYAKEMVQVLDEFDGMDVASCNAVVAGLSRNGLVEDALREFRRFEGMGIKLNVVSWTSIIACCSQNGKDMEALELFREMQMAGVEANSVTIPCLLPACANIAALMHGKSAHCFTLRRAISEDVYVASALVDMYAKCGRINNARSIFDVMPSRNLVSWNTMLGGYSMHGKAKDAMELFHLMQRSGQKPDFISFTCVLAACSQAGLVEMGWYYFNKMSREHGIGARMEHYACMVSLLGRAGKLEEAYELIKEMAFEPDACVWGALLSSSRVHGNVMLGEIAAEKLFELEPGNAGNYVLLSNIYANKGIWDEVDRVRDTMKGMGLKKNPGCSWIEIKNKVHMLLAGDKTHPQLSKILEKLEQLSAEMKKLGCNPSTDFVLHNVEEQDKEQMLCGHSEKLAMALGLINTSPRTPLRVIKNLRICGDCHAVMKFVSKFEGRELFVRDTNRFHHFRDGECSCRDYW is encoded by the coding sequence ATGTCTCTTCTCCCAACTCcctcaacaacaataacaacaacgtTGGCATATACACTTCTTCGTCATCCATTCCCAACCCTCCTTGAAACCCAACAATCCCACGCTCACCTTCTCAAAACCGGCCTCCTCGTCCTCTCCCTCCACACCTCCACCAAGCTCCTCTCCCTCTACTCCTCCTCCTTCCACCTCTTCTCTGACGCCATCTCTCTCCTCTCCTCCCTCCCCTCCCCGGACTCCTTTTCCTTCTCCACCCTCATCTCCTCCCTCTCCCACTCCCAactcttctcctcctccctcctcctctTCCGCCGCATGCTCTCCTCCGGCCTCCCTCCTGACCCCTTCGTCCTCCCCACAGCCGTCAAGGCCTCCTCCTCCCTCTCTTCCCTCCCTCTCGGCCGCCAGCTCCACGCCCTGTCCATCTCCTCCGGCCACTCCTCCCACCCCTTCGTGCACTCCTCTCTCATCCATATGTACCTCACATGCAACCGCATTCCCGACGCTCGTCTCCTGTTCGACGCTATGCCTCACAGAAATCTCGTCTCTTGGAGCTCCATGATCTCTGGCTACGCCAAACTCGGCCGCGTCCACGACGCACGCCACATGTTTGATCAAATGCGTCACTCGGGTCTTGAGCCGAATTCCATCACTTGGAATGGTATGATCACTGGGTTCAATCACAGCAGTTGTTTTCTTGACTCTTTGTTTGTGTTCTCCGATATGCATTCTCAGGGGTTTGGCCCTGATGGGACTAGTTTTTCGAGTGTTCTTTCGGCTGCTGGTGATGTCGAGAATGTTTGTTTCGGGAAGCAGATACATTGTTATGTGATCAAAGCCGGGTTTGTTATCGATGAGTGTGTTGTTAGTGCGATGATTGATATGTATGGTAAGTGTGGTTATGCCAAAGAGATGGTTCAAGTGCTTGATGAGTTTGATGGGATGGATGTGGCTTCGTGCAATGCCGTGGTTGCAGGGCTATCGAGGAATGGGCTTGTGGAGGATGCTTTAAGGGAATTCAGGAGATTCGAAGGGATGGGGATTAAACTAAATGTTGTTTCTTGGACATCGATAATAGCTTGTTGCTCGCAGAATGGTAAGGATATGGAGGCATTGGAGCTTTTCAGAGAGATGCAGATGGCTGGGGTTGAAGCCAATTCAGTGACTATCCCCTGCTTATTGCCTGCTTGTGCAAACATTGCGGCATTGATGCATGGGAAGTCTGcccactgcttcactctccgGAGGGCGATTTCTGAAGATGTGTATGTGGCTAGTGCATTAGTTGATATGTACGCAAAATGCGGTCGAATCAATAATGCGAGAAGCATTTTCGATGTGATGCCATCGAGGAATCTGGTTTCATGGAACACAATGTTGGGAGGGTATTCGATGCATGGGAAGGCAAAGGATGCTATGGAATTGTTTCATTTGATGCAGAGGAGCGGGCAGAAGCCCGATTTCATAAGCTTCACTTGTGTGCTTGCAGCTTGTAGCCAGGCTGGTCTTGTGGAGATGGGGTGGTACTATTTCAACAAAATGAGCCGAGAACATGGAATTGGTGCTCGAATGGAGCACTATGCTTGTATGGTTAGCCTGCTCGGGAGAGCAGGCAAGCTTGAGGAGGCATATGAGTTGATAAAAGAGATGGCTTTCGAGCCAGATGCTTGTGTTTGGGGAGCCTTGCTTAGTTCTAGCAGAGTTCATGGAAATGTGATGTTAGGTGAGATTGCAGCAGAGAAGTTATTCGAATTGGAGCCCGGGAATGCTGGGAACTATGTGTTGCTATCGAACATCTACGCGAACAAGGGCATTTGGGACGAGGTTGACAGAGTGAGGGATACAATGAAGGGCATGGGCTTGAAGAAAAACCCGGGTTGCAGTTGGATAGAGATAAAGAACAAGGTGCACATGCTACTGGCCGGAGATAAAACTCATCCTCAGTTGAGCAAAATTTTAGAGAAACTGGAACAGTTGAGTGCGGAGATGAAGAAATTGGGATGCAATCCGAGCACTGACTTTGTGTTGCATAACGTTGAGGAGCAAGACAAGGAGCAGATGTTGTGTGGGCATAGCGAAAAACTGGCAATGGCATTAGGACTTATAAATACAAGTCCGAGAACACCCCTCAGAGTTATCAAGAACCTTCGAATATGCGGTGATTGCCATGCAGTCATGAAGTTTGTATCAAAGTTTGAAGGCAGAGAGCTTTTTGTTCGAGATACGAATCGATTTCATCACTTTAGAGATGGTGAGTGTTCTTGTAGAGATTATTGGTGA